One genomic region from Equus asinus isolate D_3611 breed Donkey chromosome 10, EquAss-T2T_v2, whole genome shotgun sequence encodes:
- the RAB3A gene encoding ras-related protein Rab-3A has protein sequence MASATDSRYGQKESSDQNFDYMFKILIIGNSSVGKTSFLFRYADDSFTPAFVSTVGIDFKVKTIYRNDKRIKLQIWDTAGQERYRTITTAYYRGAMGFILMYDITNEESFNAVQDWSTQIKTYSWDNAQVLLVGNKCDMEDERVVSSERGRQLADHLGFEFFEASAKDNINVKQTFERLVDVICEKMSESLDTADPAVTGAKQGPQLTDQQAPPHQDCAC, from the exons ATGGCGTCTGCCACAGACTCGCGCTATGGGCAGAAGGAGTCCTCGGACCAGAACTTCGACTACATGTTCAAAATCCTCATCATCGGCAACAGCAGCGTGGGCAAGACGTCCTTCCTCTTCCGCTACGCAGACGACTCCTTCACCCCCGCCTTCGTCAGCACTGTGGGCATCGACTTCAAGGTCAAGACCATCTACCGCAACGACAAGAGGATCAAGCTGCAGATCTGG GACACAGCAGGGCAAGAGCGGTACCGGACCATCACCACAGCCTACTACCGGGGAGCCATGGGCTTCATCCTCATGTACGACATCACCAACGAGGAGTCCTTTAACGCCGTGCAGGACTG GTCAACCCAGATCAAGACCTACTCGTGGGACAATGCCCAGGTGCTGCTGGTGGGGAACAAGTGCGACATGGAGGACGAGCGGGTGGTATCATCAGAACGTGGCCGGCAGCTGGCTGACCACCTGG GGTTCGAGTTCTTTGAGGCAAGTGCTAAGGACAACATTAATGTCAAGCAGACCTTTGAGCGCCTGGTGGACGTCATCTGTGAGAAGATGTCCGAGTCGTTGGACACGGCCGACCCCGCAGTCACGGGCGCCAAGCAGGGCCCCCAGCTCACGGACCAGCAGGCGCCCCCGCACCAGGACTGCGCCTGCTGA
- the PDE4C gene encoding 3',5'-cyclic-AMP phosphodiesterase 4C isoform X2 — MIVTPFAQVLASLRTVRSNVAALAHLQGRGATKQAPVGKPQSGSQAPPPTEDPGQKLALETLDELDWCLDQLETLQTRHSVGEMASNKFKRMLNRELTHLSETSRSGNQVSEYISRTFLDQQTEVELPRVTPTEPPKPMSQISGLRGLPHSASLSAATFPRFGVQTDQEGQLAKELEDTNKWGLDVFKVAELSGNRPLTAIIFSIFQERDLLKTFQIPADTLVTYLLTLEGHYRADVAYHNSLHAADVAQSTHVLLATPALQAVFTDLEVLAAIFASAIHDVDHPGVSNQFLINTNSELALMYNDASVLENHHLAVGFKLLQAENCDIFQNLSAKQRLSLRRMVIDMVLATDMSKHMSLLADLKTMVETKKVASLGVLLLDNYSDRIQVLQNLVHCADLSNPTKPLPLYRQWTDRIMAEFFQQGDRERESGLDVSPMCDKHTASVEKSQVGFIDYIAHPLWETWADLVHPDAQDLLDTLEDNREWYQSKVPRSPMDPTSPEQGSPDRFQFELTLDEAEEEKEAEEERALDGEASESPDTELLSPEASLDPGGLLLDNQRTAGKPCKNHEGGVMAEPFGN; from the exons ATGATTGTGACGCCCTTTGCCCAG GTCCTTGCCAGTCTGCGGACGGTTCGGAGCAACGTTGCGGCCCTTGCCCACCTGCAAGGCCGCGGGGCTACCAA GCAGGCACCGGTCGGGAAGCCGCAGTCTGGCAGTCAGGCCCCTCCACCTACAG AGGACCCTGGGCAGAAGCTGGCTTTGGAAACCCTGGACGAGCTGGACTGGTGTCTGGATCAGCTGGAGACTCTGCAGACGCGGCACTCCGTGGGGGAGATGGCATCCAACAAG TTCAAGCGGATGCTGAACCGAGAGTTGACTCACCTGTCCGAAACCAGCCGCTCTGGGAACCAGGTGTCTGAGTACATATCCCGAACCTTCCTGG ACCAGCAGACTGAGGTGGAGCTGCCCAGGGTGACCCCTACAGAGCCCCCGAAGCCCATGTCCCAGATCAGTGGCCTGCGTGGGCTCCCCCACAGTGCCAGCCTCTCTGCAGCCACCTTCCCACGCTTTGGCGTCCAGACTGACCAAGAGGGGCAACTGGCCAAG GAACTGGAAGACACCAACAAGTGGGGGCTTGACGTATTCAAGGTGGCAGAGCTAAGTGGGAACCGGCCCCTCACAGCCATTATATTCAGCATCTTTCAG GAACGGGACCTGCTCAAGACATTTCAGATCCCGGCGGACACCCTAGTCACCTACCTGCTCACGCTGGAGGGTCACTACCGCGCCGACGTGGCCTACCACAACAGCCTCCACGCTGCCGACGTGGCCCAGTCCACACACGTGCTGCTGGCGACGCCCGCCCTCCAG GCCGTTTTCACAGACCTGGAAGTCCTGGCTGCCATCTTCGCAAGCGCCATCCACGATGTGGACCATCCGGGCGTCTCCAACCAGTTTCTCATTAACACCA ACTCGGAGCTCGCGCTTATGTACAACGATGCCTCCGTGCTGGAGAACCACCACCTGGCCGTGGGCTTCAAGCTGCTGCAAGCAGAGAACTGTGACATCTTCCAGAACCTCAGCGCCAAGCAGCGGCTGAGTCTGCGCAGGATGGTCATCGACATG GTGCTGGCCACCGACATGTCCAAACACATGAGCCTCCTGGCAGACCTCAAGACCATGGTGGAGACCAAGAAGGTGGCGAGCCTCGGAGTCCTGCTGCTCGACAACTACTCCGACCGCATCCAG GTCTTGCAGAACCTGGTGCACTGCGCTGACCTGAGCAACCCCACCAAACCGCTGCCCCTGTACCGCCAGTGGACGGACCGCATCATGGCCGAGTTCTTCCAGCAGGGCGACCGCGAGCGCGAGTCGGGCCTGGACGTCAGCCCCATGTGCGACAAGCACACGGCCTCGGTGGAGAAGTCCCAG GTGGGCTTCATTGACTACATTGCCCACCCACTGTGGGAGACGTGGGCCGACCTGGTACACCCAGATGCACAGGACCTGCTGGACACACTAGAGGACAACCGCGAGTGGTACCAGAGCAAGGTCCCCCGAAGCCCCATGGATCCCACCAGCCCTGAGCAGGGTAGCCCTGACAGATTCCAGTTTGAGCTGACTCTGGATGAGgcggaagaagagaaggaggcagaggaggagagagcgtTGGATGGGGAGGCCTCAGAGTCACCTGACACTGAGCTCCTGTCCCCTGAGGCCAGCCTGGACCCTGGGGGGCTCCTCCTGGACAACCAGAGGACCGCGGGCAAGCCCTGCAAGAACCATGAGGGTGGCGTGATGGCTGAGCCCTTTGGCAACTAA
- the PDE4C gene encoding 3',5'-cyclic-AMP phosphodiesterase 4C isoform X1, whose product MQGCPAPAAAPGPGSPRGSPGLFRKLLVTQSIRLQRRFTVAHPLCFDLENGLSSGRSPLDPQAGPSLGRIVQVAAQHSQRRESFLYRSDSDFQLSPKATSWNSSVASDLQGEDMIVTPFAQVLASLRTVRSNVAALAHLQGRGATKQAPVGKPQSGSQAPPPTEDPGQKLALETLDELDWCLDQLETLQTRHSVGEMASNKFKRMLNRELTHLSETSRSGNQVSEYISRTFLDQQTEVELPRVTPTEPPKPMSQISGLRGLPHSASLSAATFPRFGVQTDQEGQLAKELEDTNKWGLDVFKVAELSGNRPLTAIIFSIFQERDLLKTFQIPADTLVTYLLTLEGHYRADVAYHNSLHAADVAQSTHVLLATPALQAVFTDLEVLAAIFASAIHDVDHPGVSNQFLINTNSELALMYNDASVLENHHLAVGFKLLQAENCDIFQNLSAKQRLSLRRMVIDMVLATDMSKHMSLLADLKTMVETKKVASLGVLLLDNYSDRIQVLQNLVHCADLSNPTKPLPLYRQWTDRIMAEFFQQGDRERESGLDVSPMCDKHTASVEKSQVGFIDYIAHPLWETWADLVHPDAQDLLDTLEDNREWYQSKVPRSPMDPTSPEQGSPDRFQFELTLDEAEEEKEAEEERALDGEASESPDTELLSPEASLDPGGLLLDNQRTAGKPCKNHEGGVMAEPFGN is encoded by the exons ATGCAGGGCTGCCCCGCGCCCGCCGCGGCCCCCGGGCCCGGCTCCCCCCGGGGCTCCCCCGGGCTCTTCAGGAAGCTCCTGGTGACCCAGAGCATCCGCCTGCAGCGGCGCTTCACCGTGGCCCATCCGCTGTG CTTTGACCTGGAAAATGGGCTCTCGAGCGGAAGAAGCCCCCTGGATCCTCAGGCCGGGCCTAGCCTTGGCCGGATCGTCCAGGTCGCCGCCCAGCATAGCCAGAGGCGGGAGTCTTTCCTGTACCGCTCAGACAGTGACTTCCAACTCTCGCCCAAGGCCACGTCCTGGAATTCCTCCGTGGCCAGCGACCT ACAGGGAGAAGACATGATTGTGACGCCCTTTGCCCAG GTCCTTGCCAGTCTGCGGACGGTTCGGAGCAACGTTGCGGCCCTTGCCCACCTGCAAGGCCGCGGGGCTACCAA GCAGGCACCGGTCGGGAAGCCGCAGTCTGGCAGTCAGGCCCCTCCACCTACAG AGGACCCTGGGCAGAAGCTGGCTTTGGAAACCCTGGACGAGCTGGACTGGTGTCTGGATCAGCTGGAGACTCTGCAGACGCGGCACTCCGTGGGGGAGATGGCATCCAACAAG TTCAAGCGGATGCTGAACCGAGAGTTGACTCACCTGTCCGAAACCAGCCGCTCTGGGAACCAGGTGTCTGAGTACATATCCCGAACCTTCCTGG ACCAGCAGACTGAGGTGGAGCTGCCCAGGGTGACCCCTACAGAGCCCCCGAAGCCCATGTCCCAGATCAGTGGCCTGCGTGGGCTCCCCCACAGTGCCAGCCTCTCTGCAGCCACCTTCCCACGCTTTGGCGTCCAGACTGACCAAGAGGGGCAACTGGCCAAG GAACTGGAAGACACCAACAAGTGGGGGCTTGACGTATTCAAGGTGGCAGAGCTAAGTGGGAACCGGCCCCTCACAGCCATTATATTCAGCATCTTTCAG GAACGGGACCTGCTCAAGACATTTCAGATCCCGGCGGACACCCTAGTCACCTACCTGCTCACGCTGGAGGGTCACTACCGCGCCGACGTGGCCTACCACAACAGCCTCCACGCTGCCGACGTGGCCCAGTCCACACACGTGCTGCTGGCGACGCCCGCCCTCCAG GCCGTTTTCACAGACCTGGAAGTCCTGGCTGCCATCTTCGCAAGCGCCATCCACGATGTGGACCATCCGGGCGTCTCCAACCAGTTTCTCATTAACACCA ACTCGGAGCTCGCGCTTATGTACAACGATGCCTCCGTGCTGGAGAACCACCACCTGGCCGTGGGCTTCAAGCTGCTGCAAGCAGAGAACTGTGACATCTTCCAGAACCTCAGCGCCAAGCAGCGGCTGAGTCTGCGCAGGATGGTCATCGACATG GTGCTGGCCACCGACATGTCCAAACACATGAGCCTCCTGGCAGACCTCAAGACCATGGTGGAGACCAAGAAGGTGGCGAGCCTCGGAGTCCTGCTGCTCGACAACTACTCCGACCGCATCCAG GTCTTGCAGAACCTGGTGCACTGCGCTGACCTGAGCAACCCCACCAAACCGCTGCCCCTGTACCGCCAGTGGACGGACCGCATCATGGCCGAGTTCTTCCAGCAGGGCGACCGCGAGCGCGAGTCGGGCCTGGACGTCAGCCCCATGTGCGACAAGCACACGGCCTCGGTGGAGAAGTCCCAG GTGGGCTTCATTGACTACATTGCCCACCCACTGTGGGAGACGTGGGCCGACCTGGTACACCCAGATGCACAGGACCTGCTGGACACACTAGAGGACAACCGCGAGTGGTACCAGAGCAAGGTCCCCCGAAGCCCCATGGATCCCACCAGCCCTGAGCAGGGTAGCCCTGACAGATTCCAGTTTGAGCTGACTCTGGATGAGgcggaagaagagaaggaggcagaggaggagagagcgtTGGATGGGGAGGCCTCAGAGTCACCTGACACTGAGCTCCTGTCCCCTGAGGCCAGCCTGGACCCTGGGGGGCTCCTCCTGGACAACCAGAGGACCGCGGGCAAGCCCTGCAAGAACCATGAGGGTGGCGTGATGGCTGAGCCCTTTGGCAACTAA